Proteins encoded within one genomic window of Macrobrachium nipponense isolate FS-2020 chromosome 8, ASM1510439v2, whole genome shotgun sequence:
- the LOC135222732 gene encoding uncharacterized protein LOC135222732 isoform X5 yields the protein MSSVFSKDIITADSIIDSSSIYENDFGDDEDSMEKAPPVLSMKNTSKMTSLPSTSVTSTRRPYRPGPACSKRRRRPNPISVREEYVEDEFEAFGKSVSAQLRKLSLSRALRVQTEIQKILTEEKINDIGIITNLQAVPSPTPPELVAPTFKPVASMYEPVVSAKLPEVSSSDTKGANVDSGFDSGVESTSTKSISGSTARFDDIKTESIKDEPILETEEKMSTSPSASGDGKSLPLQEQMEELKAPGCVQPKDEIIHNEECEIVTLDEDDPLKGTGDLT from the coding sequence GATATCATCACAGCTGACTCTATCATTGACAGttcaagtatatatgaaaatgacttTGGAGATGATGAAGACTCAATGGAGAAGGCACCACCAGTTCTCAGCATGAAAAACACGTCAAAAATGACATCTCTGCCCTCAACAAGTGTAACCTCTACCAGACGTCCTTATCGCCCTGGTCCTGCATgcagcaagaggaggaggaggcccaaTCCGATTAGTGTTAGGGAGGAGTATGTCGAAGATGAATTTGAAGCTTTTGGGAAGAGTGTCTCTGCTCAGTTGCGTAAATTGTCACTCAGCCGAGCGCTACGAGTGCAGACTGAAATCCAAAAGATACtaactgaagaaaaaataaatgacattggCATTATCACCAACTTGCAAGCTGTACCATCACCTACACCACCAGAGCTAGTAGCACCCACTTTTAAGCCTGTGGCCTCTATGTATGAGCCTGTAGTATCTGCAAAGTTGCCAGAAGTATCTAGTTCTGACACAAAGGGTGCCAATGTGGACAGTGGTTTTGATAGTGGAGTAGAAAGCACCTCAACTAAATCTATCAGTGGAAGTACTGCAAGGTTTGATGACATTAAGACTGAAAGCATTAAAGATGAACCTATTCTTGAGACAGAGGAAAAAATGTCCACATCACCTTCAGCTTCAGGAGATGGCAAGAGCCTGCCATTGCAGGAACAGATGGAGGAATTAAAAGCACCTGGTTGTGTACAGCCAAAAGATGAAATTATTCATAATGAAGAGTGTGAAATTGTCACTCTAGATGAGGATGACCCTCTGAAAGGCACTGGAGACTTGACTTAG
- the LOC135222732 gene encoding uncharacterized protein LOC135222732 isoform X4, protein MTLRAGCLDIITADSIIDSSSIYENDFGDDEDSMEKAPPVLSMKNTSKMTSLPSTSVTSTRRPYRPGPACSKRRRRPNPISVREEYVEDEFEAFGKSVSAQLRKLSLSRALRVQTEIQKILTEEKINDIGIITNLQAVPSPTPPELVAPTFKPVASMYEPVVSAKLPEVSSSDTKGANVDSGFDSGVESTSTKSISGSTARFDDIKTESIKDEPILETEEKMSTSPSASGDGKSLPLQEQMEELKAPGCVQPKDEIIHNEECEIVTLDEDDPLKGTGDLT, encoded by the coding sequence GATATCATCACAGCTGACTCTATCATTGACAGttcaagtatatatgaaaatgacttTGGAGATGATGAAGACTCAATGGAGAAGGCACCACCAGTTCTCAGCATGAAAAACACGTCAAAAATGACATCTCTGCCCTCAACAAGTGTAACCTCTACCAGACGTCCTTATCGCCCTGGTCCTGCATgcagcaagaggaggaggaggcccaaTCCGATTAGTGTTAGGGAGGAGTATGTCGAAGATGAATTTGAAGCTTTTGGGAAGAGTGTCTCTGCTCAGTTGCGTAAATTGTCACTCAGCCGAGCGCTACGAGTGCAGACTGAAATCCAAAAGATACtaactgaagaaaaaataaatgacattggCATTATCACCAACTTGCAAGCTGTACCATCACCTACACCACCAGAGCTAGTAGCACCCACTTTTAAGCCTGTGGCCTCTATGTATGAGCCTGTAGTATCTGCAAAGTTGCCAGAAGTATCTAGTTCTGACACAAAGGGTGCCAATGTGGACAGTGGTTTTGATAGTGGAGTAGAAAGCACCTCAACTAAATCTATCAGTGGAAGTACTGCAAGGTTTGATGACATTAAGACTGAAAGCATTAAAGATGAACCTATTCTTGAGACAGAGGAAAAAATGTCCACATCACCTTCAGCTTCAGGAGATGGCAAGAGCCTGCCATTGCAGGAACAGATGGAGGAATTAAAAGCACCTGGTTGTGTACAGCCAAAAGATGAAATTATTCATAATGAAGAGTGTGAAATTGTCACTCTAGATGAGGATGACCCTCTGAAAGGCACTGGAGACTTGACTTAG